A genomic stretch from Enterococcus wangshanyuanii includes:
- a CDS encoding IS3 family transposase, which produces MAKKRTFCPRTNNRKNCKEIKRIFLESDRIFGVVRMHYALKRELNWNINIKAIRRLMRNMSLTPEIRRKRPNWVKNTPVHTAEKSN; this is translated from the coding sequence ATGGCTAAAAAACGAACCTTCTGCCCTCGAACTAACAACAGAAAAAATTGCAAAGAGATAAAGAGAATATTTTTAGAATCTGATAGAATATTTGGTGTTGTTCGCATGCACTACGCTCTTAAACGTGAGCTTAATTGGAATATAAATATAAAAGCTATACGTAGACTGATGAGGAACATGTCACTAACTCCTGAAATTAGAAGAAAACGCCCTAATTGGGTTAAGAATACTCCAGTTCATACTGCTGAAAAATCTAATTAA
- a CDS encoding helix-turn-helix domain-containing protein codes for MYRKRVPNDKKIEIVREIKEKKETSSSASKKYNISKSTINDWIRKYNSWGVEGLNAYSRSLKYSREVKLAAVEDFLYKGLNQIEVLRKYRITDTGVLRSWVSSYTSGKQFKQKRAGLSTMSKQTKTTYTQRIEIVQYVLSLDNDYQAAVKRYDVSYQQIYSWIQKYNRLGFDGLRDRRGKNKEKNEELTS; via the coding sequence TTGTATAGAAAAAGAGTGCCAAATGATAAAAAAATAGAAATCGTTCGTGAAATCAAAGAGAAAAAAGAAACTTCAAGTTCTGCTAGTAAAAAATATAATATCTCAAAATCAACAATAAACGATTGGATTAGGAAATACAATTCATGGGGAGTAGAAGGGTTAAATGCTTACAGTAGAAGTTTAAAATACTCACGTGAAGTTAAATTGGCAGCTGTTGAGGATTTCTTGTATAAAGGTTTGAATCAAATAGAGGTACTAAGAAAATATAGAATTACTGATACAGGGGTTCTTAGATCTTGGGTTAGCAGCTATACTAGTGGAAAACAATTCAAACAGAAAAGAGCTGGTCTTTCCACAATGTCTAAGCAAACTAAAACAACATATACTCAAAGAATTGAAATTGTTCAGTACGTGTTATCATTAGATAATGACTACCAAGCAGCAGTTAAACGGTATGATGTCTCCTATCAACAAATATACTCATGGATACAAAAATATAATCGTCTAGGATTTGATGGTCTACGTGATCGTCGTGGGAAAAATAAAGAAAAGAATGAAGAATTAACGAGTTAG
- a CDS encoding alpha/beta hydrolase fold domain-containing protein, translating to MFNKIIFGGDSAGSQIAGQFLSIQTNSKYAKSMGMKKVIPEDNISGFISYCGPVDLEEIKQQSSDEWVMKFFVNTVAWSLLGTKDWKDSSELKQASLVDKLTNDFPPTYISDGNSYSFQDQGITFANRLKELSVPVKSLFYKDVEKTITHDYQFDYTTSEAKKLFR from the coding sequence ATTTTTAATAAAATCATTTTCGGAGGTGACTCAGCAGGTTCTCAAATTGCAGGACAATTTTTATCCATTCAGACCAATTCAAAGTATGCAAAGAGCATGGGGATGAAAAAAGTGATTCCAGAAGATAATATAAGTGGATTTATCTCTTATTGTGGTCCCGTAGATTTAGAAGAGATTAAGCAGCAATCATCTGATGAATGGGTCATGAAGTTCTTTGTTAACACGGTTGCATGGTCTTTACTAGGAACAAAGGACTGGAAAGATAGCTCAGAGCTGAAGCAGGCATCATTAGTAGATAAACTTACCAACGATTTTCCACCAACCTATATTTCTGATGGCAATTCATATTCTTTCCAAGATCAAGGGATTACTTTTGCAAATAGACTAAAAGAACTATCAGTTCCTGTAAAATCACTTTTTTACAAGGATGTTGAAAAAACAATAACGCATGATTATCAATTTGATTACACAACCTCAGAAGCAAAAAAATTGTTTAGATGA
- a CDS encoding alpha/beta hydrolase has protein sequence MKITDKVSYEKSNTNITVKKALFTNQNIKKVHLIYIIQKEIHKSVPIVFGYMGGYVGGDKEGVKEYATYLADRAQVAVVSLNYEWAPSLNYPGQVKQVEAAYNSIKKNDKAVPNVEFLIKSFSEVTQQVLKLQDNFYPFRPIQSMQRAWG, from the coding sequence GTGAAAATTACGGATAAAGTATCCTATGAAAAAAGTAATACTAATATCACAGTTAAAAAAGCCTTGTTTACCAATCAGAATATAAAAAAAGTACATTTGATTTATATTATCCAAAAAGAAATTCACAAATCAGTTCCAATTGTTTTTGGGTACATGGGTGGATATGTTGGTGGTGACAAAGAAGGTGTAAAAGAATATGCGACATACTTAGCTGATCGTGCCCAAGTAGCAGTAGTTTCATTGAATTATGAGTGGGCTCCAAGCTTAAATTACCCAGGCCAAGTGAAACAAGTCGAGGCTGCCTATAATTCGATAAAAAAAAATGACAAAGCAGTACCCAATGTTGAATTTTTAATAAAATCATTTTCGGAGGTGACTCAGCAGGTTCTCAAATTGCAGGACAATTTTTATCCATTCAGACCAATTCAAAGTATGCAAAGAGCATGGGGATGA